A segment of the Verrucomicrobiia bacterium genome:
GTATCGCCCCACAAAATCAACGACGGCAATCTCACCGCCGCTGCGAGATGAGAAATTCCCGAATCATGCCCGACAAATCCCACGCACGCCGCGAGCCATTTTGCCAGTTCGGACAAAGGGGCGTTGCGCATGAGTTTGATGCGAGTCGGCGGAAGGACGGCGGCCAATTCCTCCAACCGGCCACGCTCCGCTTCTCCACCGACAAGTAATAAATGCAGCGTGGTGGTCTTGATCAATTCGCGCAACAACTCCAGCCATTTCGCGGTAGGCCAATTCTTTTTTTCGCTGCCGCTACCAGGATGCACCGCAAGCCAGCGTCCGCTGCCCGCCGTGGTCTCGAATGCTTTTTCCACTTCGAGGCGCGGGGTGGCGTCGGCCTGAAAAATGGCAAGTTGTTCAAGCGGCTTGAGAAAAACTTCCGTCGCGTGAACCGGAACATTTTCATCGGGACGATGCGGCGCGGTGATGAATTGCGCCTGGCTGCAGCGGCGGACGTTGGTTTTGAAAATTTGATCAGGGTCGTAGAGATACGAGATGATCAGATCGAATTCCGAAAAATAATCCGCCAAGTCTTGCGAAAGATCGCCATTGCGCGCAAAAAAACCGGCGAGCGCGCGAGCCTCAATGGATTGTACGCGGCGGGCCAAACCGCCCGCGAGGGCAAGTTGGGCAATGTGCGGGTAGCCAAGGACTTCGAGTTCAGTGTGGGGAAATTGCTGGCGCAAGGCAGCCATCGCCGGGAGCGTCAGGATGAAATCCCCGATGGCGCCGCCGCGGATGACAAGTATCTTTGCCTGCAATTTGGTCACGAGGAAATATACACAGGAAGTGGCATCGGGCCAGCGCGGGCACGAGAAAAATTCCGGCGGCCTGGACCGGCCACGTCACGAGTTCCGATAAACTGTCACGCCAAGCACGGCGACGAACAAACCGAACGCCAGCCGCGCCGCGCTTAACATCCGCGTGCGCTGGTCATTCGCCGTGGACCAATTCAGCGCATCGCGCAGATGCCACGGATAAAGCGTGAACCAGAAGCCCGCGATCACCAGAGCGTATGCCCACGTGATGACGACCAGCCGCCATTCGGTGTCCACCCAGCGCGCGGTGTCCACCATTAATTTCGCCAGCAACAATAGAACGACCGCCAGACCGCGCACCGCCAAAAAGTCCTGCACGAAGAAACACGAAGCGATTCCCACACCGGCGAAGCCCACCAGCAGAATTGGTTTATACACCGCAAAATCAGAAATGGATTCCTGGTTGAGATACCACACGAACCAGCCTGTGCCCAGCAACATCAGCGCAATTCCCCACGGCAGCGACCGCGGAAATCTCCGCACGCTCACCGCGAACGCCGCCGGTTTCAGCACGCCATAAATTTGCGGCACGGCAAGACCCAGTCCCAGCAACACCGCCAACGTCGAAAGCTTCAATTCCATAATCTAATCCTTAATTTCCAGACCAGCGCCTAACGCTAAACCATCTTGCCGATACGAAAAGTTCTTTTTTGCTCACAGGTTGAGGATGGCCGGGTCGCCGTAAAGCGTGAATGAGCCGGTGCGATTTATTTTCACGTCCATCAGTTGACCGCGATGCCGCTCCGCGCCGTCGAAAACCACGATTTTGTTACAGCGCGTACGGCCCATCATCGTCGCCGGATTTTTTTTGCTGCGGCCTTCGACGAGAATTTCCGTCTGTTGCCCAACATAACTGTCATAATGCCGCGCCCCGATTTCATTGATCAGATTCAACAGGCGCGCGTTGCGTTCCTCTTTGATTTCCAGGGGCAACTGGCCGTCCATTTCCGCGGCCGGAGTGTCTTTGCGCGGCGAATATTTGAAAATGAAAGCGTTATCGAATTCGATTTGGCGCGCGAGTGAAAGCGTGGCTTCGAAATCTTCTTCGGTCTCACCAGGAAAGCCCACGATGATGTCCGTGGTGATGCCCATGCCGGGACGCACGTGGCGTAATTTTTCGATGATGCCCGCGAAGCGTTCGCTCGTGTAACCGCGGTGCATGATTTTCAACAGGCGGTCGCTCCCGCTCTGCAATGGCAAATGCGCGCTCTCGACCAGCTTGGGCAATTCTCCATAAGCCGCGACCAAATCCTCGCCGTAACCTTTCGGATGCGGTGAGGTAAATCGAATGCGTTCCAAGCCTTCAATCGCATGCACCGCCTCGAGCAACTGCACAAACGCGCTTTTGCCATTCTTCAACGGAATATCGCGCTTGCCGTAACTCGTTACGATTTGACCGAGCAGCGTAATTTCTTTTACGCCGCGCGAAACCAATTCGCGGCATTCGGCGACGATGCCTTCGATGCTGCGGCTGCGTTCTTCACCGCGCGTGTAAGGCACGATACAGAAGGTGCAATATTGATTGCAGCCTTGCATGATGCTCACGAAACCGGTCACGGATTTCGCCGAGGTATTGCCATCGAGGATATGCTCCTTGATCGCGGCCTCGCTGCCGGCTTCTTCGGCGACGTCCACAACTTTGTCACGGCGTCCGGCAAGCAGGTCGTCAATGTAATCCGCGGCGCGATGAAATTTTTGCGTGCCGATGACGAGGTCCACGTCGGGCAGTTTATCAATTAACTGCTGTCCGCGGCTCTGCGCCATGCAACCCATGAAACCAAGCACGACATTTGGCCGGTTCTTGCGCACGTCAGCGGCGAGGTTTTGCATCTTGCCGATGGCCTTTTGCTCCGCCGCATCGCGCACGCTGCAAGTGTTCAGCAGAATCACGTCCGCGCGCGCCTCCGATGGCGCGAGAGTGTAGCCCTTCGCCACGAGCTGCGCGGCGACGGCTTCCGAGTCGCGCTCGTTCATCTGGCATCCGTAGGTCTTGATAAAAACACTGGGCATAATGCTCACCGATAAATCTCACGACGATGGCCCAACGCCAATAAATAAATTTCCCGTTTCGCGGTATCGAATTTGTAAATGACTCGATAATCTCCCACCCGCAGTCTATAGCGGTCGCTTCCCGTCATCCGATAATGAGAAAAGTTTTCGAGACGCGCGCCCATTTCATCAATTCGATTTTCAATGCGGCGCTGGATTTCCAAGGGAGTTTGTAAAACGTGGAATCGAATCCAGAAAAATAGACTTGAAGCGCCCGGCTCACGACTGGCGAAGCCGGGGGCGTTTACCCTCGGTCATTTCACGTTCGGAGGTTTCGATCTGCCCCTTGAATTCTTCTTTCAACTCGAGTTGATCTTCCATGAAATTCTCCAGCCAATCATGGATTTCGCGCATCTCCAACTTGGATAATTGTTGGATGGCGCGCTCGATTTCCTGTACTGTGCTCACGGCTTGACGTTAGAACAAAGATGCCCCGAAATCAAGTTTCTTGTACAAAAGCATTAGATTTTTCGCTGGTTTTCGGCCATTTTTGACATTGGCGGGTTATTCGTACCGTAATGATTCGATCGGATCCAGATTCGCCGCTTTGTAAGCCGGATAGGTTCCAAAAATAATTCCTACCAGCGAGCAAATAAAGAGTCCCAGGAAAACCCAGTCAAAAGGAATCACCGGCGGCATGTGCATCAGGTGTGCGCCGATGTCTCCGCCGGCCACGCCGAGGATCACGCCGATGATGCCGCCGACTTCGCACAACACCACCGCTTCCAAAATAAATTGCGTCATGATGTTACGCTTCTTCGCGCCGATGGCGCGGCGGATGCCGATCTCGCGCGTGCGTTCGGTTACCGACACGAGCATGATGTTCATGATGCCGATTCCCGCCGCGATCAGGGCGATGGAACTGATCGCCGCCACCCCCATGCGCACGGCGAAGGTGAACGCATTGATGGATGCCATCACCGAGTCCGGTGAATTGATTTCAAAATCATCTTCATCGCCCGGCTGCACTTTCCGGATTGTGCGCAACGCCGAACGCACCTGATCCTGGGTGTCTTCAAAAGTCGAGTGGTCGGTCGCCTGGACGAGGATGCTGATGCTCTGCCAGCGGCTGCCGTAGCGATTCAACGCCGTCGTGATCGGTACGATGACGAAATTATCCTGGTTGCCGCCCTGCATCGCGCCGCGTTCTTCGAGCATGCCGACAACGCGATATTTGATGCTGTCAATTTTGATTTCCTCATCCACGGGCGAACCGAAAGGAAATAAATCTTTCGCCATTTTGCTGCCGAGCACGCACACGTTTCGCGCGTCGTCCACGTCCGAATCGCGCAAGATGCGGCCGTCGTCAATCGTCCAGTTCTGCGTGGCAAAACTTCCCGGCGTTTCGCCCAGCATGGAAAAATTCGGCGCGGCCTTGCCATGCACCGAAGTGATTTCGTCAGGCTCAAAGCCCGCTTCCAGTCCGATGTAACGCGCCAGCGTGGCGCGTTTTTGGAGTTCGCGGCCCTGCTGCAAGGTGATGTCTTTTCGCCGGCGATACTTCGCGGAATCTTTCACCGTGAAGCCCGGCCATTTTTGCACGACGAAGGTTTCGCCGCCAAGCTGATGCAGGTTGGTCTCAATGAAATGCTGCATCGCGCGCATGGTGGTCATCACGACGATGATCGAGAACACGCCCACCAGAACTCCAAGCAACGTCAACGCTGAGCGAAGCTTGTGCACCGCCAGCGAATTCGCCGCCATGAAAAAACTTTCTTTCAACTCGGCTTGGAAAACACCGAACGATTTCTTCCGCGAACTCATGGGCGAATTTTCGTTACTCATTGCGCAATGCCTCCACCGGGTCCATCCGTGCCGCGCGCCAGGCCGGCAAAAATCCCGAAACCACTCCAGTCAACAATGAAACCAAAATCGCCAGTCCCATTATCGGCAGCGACATGTTCATTTCAATTAGCAGTTGCGAAATCGCCAACGTCGCTCCGTACGTGAGCACCAGTCCCACGAGTCCGCCGAGCAAACAGATCGTCGCCGCCTCGATCAAAAATTGCAGCAGTATCGTCCGGCGCTTCGCGCCGATGGCTTTGCGCACGCCGATCTCGCGGGTGCGTTCCGCCACCGAGACGAACATGATATTCATGATGCCAATCCCGCCGACAAACAGCGACAAACCCGTGATGACCAATCCCACCGCCGCGATCGTGCCCGCCACACTATTGAACAGGCTCACGAATTGTTCCTGGCGATTGATGGTGAAATCATCGGGCTCGCCCGGCGCGATGTGCCGTACCTTGCGCATGATGCCGCGCAACTCTTCCTCCTCATTGTCCATTTCCGCCACGTTGTTCACCTTCGCCTGGATCGAGAAATCCGGGTCGCGCCAGTAACCAATCATGAGTTGCTGAACGGGAATGATGACTTCGTTATCCAGGCTCTCGAGACCGAGAAAGGTCCCCTGCTTTTCCAACACGCCGATGACTTCCAGCTTGCGCGCGCCTATTCGCAACGTCTTGCCCAACGGCGATTCCGTCGCAAAAAAATTCGTCGCCACGTCGAGCCCGATAATACAGACCGGCCGTCCGCCTTGCGCCTCGGCTGGAGAAATAAATCGTCCCTCGCCAATGGAAAAACTGCTGATCGCCAGAAACTGGTCAGTCGTGCCGATGACATGCACTCCAGACGCAGTCTTGTCCTTGTAACGAACCGTCTGGGTGATGTCCACGCGCGGCGCCACTCCGCGTACACCGGTCATTTGGGTTTCCACCGCCCGCGCCTGCTCGCGAGTGATGGACGGGCGCCGCAACATCTTCTGCCAATCCACTTCTGAATTCATGATCCAGCCGATGCGATTCACGAACAGTGTGTCCACGCCGATGACGGCGATATTTTTATGGAACGCCTTGTTCATGCTGTCAATCGCCGTGCCCATCAACGTCACCGTGACGATGCCGATGATGATGCCGAGCGTCGTCAGCAGCGAACGCATTTTGTTTGCGCGAATCGCATCCCACGCGATGGCCAGTCCCTCCTTCAATTCAGTGAAGAAGTTCATCGGTTCGGTTCGTCGCTGGCGATCAAGCCATCGCGGATGCGGATGATGCGGCGCGCGTGGCGGGCGACGTCTTCCTCATGCGTGACCACGAAAATCGTGTTGCCTTTGTCCGAGAGCGCCTGCAACAGCGTCATGATTTCGTCACCGGTTTTGGAATCGAGATTGCCGGTGGGTTCGTCGGCGAGAATGATTGAAGGATTATTCACCAGCGCCCGGGCGATGGCGACACGTTGACGCTGGCCGCCGGACATTTCGTTCGGCTTATGATGCACGCGATCGGCAAGGCCCACGCTGGCGAGACAATCCAACGCCGCCTGCCGGCGTTCGCCCGAATCCATTCCCGAATAGATCAACGGCAACTCGACATTGCGCAAGGCGTTCGAGCGCGGCAACAAATTGAACGTCTGAAAAACAAAACCGATTTCGCGATTGCGGATTTCGGCGAGTTCATTTTCGTCCATCTCGCTCACGTTCGTGCCGTTCAATTCGTAAAGGCCCGAGGTCGGCGTATCGAGACAGCCGAGCAGATTCATCAAGGTGGATTTTCCCGAACCGGACGGCCCCATGATCGCCACATATTCGCCGCGCTGGATTTCAAGCGACACATCGCGCAAGGCATGGATGGTCTCCGCGCCCATCTGATAGCGGCGGGTGATATTTTGCAGCCGGATCAGGCTCATGGCTAACTTCCGCCAGTCTTGGCGGTTTCAGTTTTTGGCGCGACGATCACTTTTTTGCCGTCCTCCAAATCGCGATTGATCGCGCGGTAGCTGCCGGTCACGACTTCCTGGCCTTCGGTCAAACCCTGTGTGATCTCGACATAATTCTCATCACTGATGCCGCGCTTCACCGGAGTGGCTTTAACCCGGTCGCCATTCACGACGAACACCACCTCCACTGCCTTCGCGGGTTCGTCGAATTTCTTTTTGACTTCATTCGTGCTCGCGAGCGAAACTAAATTGGTATCGCCCGCCTTGGGCACGCGCGTGGTGACGCATTGAATGGGAATCGTGAGAACATTCGTGCGTGAGCGTGTTTCGATTTCCGCGGTAACGGACATGCCGGGTAAAAATAATTCCTTCGCCTTGACGCGAATTTTCACTTGGAACTTCGTGGCTTCCTGACTGCTGGTCGAGCTGGCCGCCGTCGTGCTGGTGTCATTGTTTTTGGCGGAGTTGGCGATGTCCGTGACGATGCCTTCAAATTTGCGGTCCTTGAACGCGTCCACTTCCAGCCGCGCTTTCTGGCCGACGGCGATCAGCACCACGTCGTCCTCGCCGATGTCCACGCGCGCCTCAATTTCGCTCAAGTCCGAGACAGTCATGATTTCGGTGCCGGCCATCATGGCCGTGCCGACGACGCGTTCGCCCACTTGCGAGCCGAGCTTGGTGACCCGTCCCGCGAGCGGCGAAAATATTTTCGTCTTCGACAAATCGGACTCGGCAGATTGAAGTGAAGCCGCCGCCATGCCGACTTGTTCGACGGCGCCGTCCAAGGTCGCCTTCGCCACATCGTAGGCCGTTTTGGCGGTCAGATAATCGGAATCGGAAATCAACTTCGTTTTGTAAAGTTCCTGGTTGCGCTGATATTCCAGCAGCGCTTTTTCCAAACTCGCCGCTGCATTGTTGGAATTGGCGAGTGAATATTTATAATTCGCCAGCGATGAATTGCGAGTAGCCACATAATTATCCGGCCGGATGCTCACCAGCAAATCGCCTTTCTTGACATCCTCGCCCTCTTTGTAGGGCAACTCCAAAATCTCACCGCTGACTTCGGGGCTGATCTTGACCTGGGTCACCGGCTGGATTTTTCCGTTGGCCACGACCAATTCCGTTATATTCCGGCGCGTGACTTTTTCCTTTTGTATGCCGATGACGACTTCTTTTTTCTTCACAATGGCAACTGCGGTGACCGCCGCGAGCACCAGCACTATTACTGAAAAAACGATTATTTTTCTGCCCTTCCGAGATTTGACTTTCGCCATTATTATTGTCCTCCTCCAAAAATTACTGCGGGCCCTACGCGGATCACCGCCCAGATGCCAAAACCCCAAATTGCCGATACGACAAAACTTCTTCCGGTGAATCGCGATAGCGCAATGGATAATACCGTCAGCGACCAAATCGAACCGATGTCCAAGGTCGAAAGCACACGATCAAGCCGGCTGGCGCTGTCGAAATGGCCGACTAACAATATGGGGCTGGCGGTCATGCCAATGTTCCCATAGATGACTGCCAGTAACATGGCGAGCAATCCGCAGGGGATCGTCACAGTACTGGCCAGGCCAACTGCCTCCACGGCTTTCATATAAGGAAAATTCCCACCTAACGCATATTTTCCGACGAGCCAAACCACCAGCGCCATCACAAACAAAACTATCGGCAGCATAATCGCGCTGCCAAGGATGCCGAAGATTTTGAGCACCTGTTCGCTCATAAATTTCTCGACCATCTCCAGTTGTTGGTCCGCCTGCTGGCGCGTCAATTTGCCGCTGTCCACCATTTGCTGAAATTTCTTTTCCACCGGCATGCGCATTGCCTGAAGGATTGTCGGCTGCGAAAAGACCACCATCGTATAGATGAACGCGACGACAATGGACAGCGAGAGCGGCACGATCCAGTTCGCCATCGCCGGCGGACTTACTTTGACACTGTCAAAAACCTCGCCCGGCGCGACAAATATATTCGCCAACCGCGCGGCCAGCGACATCGGGGGCGCGTCGTTCAGTTCGGGACTTTCGGATAATTCTTCAGGTGTCGTCACAATAGTATCATGTTGTTGTTGCGTTCTGTCCTTCCTCCATTAACCGACTACAAGGTGCAACTTGGCGAAATACGGCGGGAAAGTCAAGGCATGTTCCTGCCGCAGATTCCATTGACATGGCTGCGGAAAGGCCGTTGAATTCATTAGAGCCAAATTATTTCAATGGAAGATTTCGTAAATCCTGTTGGCCTGCTCAACAGCATGAATGGCGCGCTCGTCCTCGGAATCGCCGGGGGGATCGGCGCGGTGTTTGTGCTGGTGGTCGTCATTGACGCCATCTTGCGCAAGCGTGCGGACCGGAAGAAACCGGGCCGCGGCACACATCACCGGTCAGCGGAACGGGGCTTTTTCAAAAGTATTTCACTTTTCTCCCAGCAGTTCAAAAAGGAAATGGGCCGCCGCCGCCGCCATCGTGAACGCGCTCGCGACCGGGAGCGTTGACCGCCTCAATCCGCAAAAAAAAAAAGAAGCCGCCACCTTGCGATGACGGCTTCAAAGTATTGGGTGTGTCGCTTAATTATAAACGTGCAAGTCTGGAACGACCTGGCACGTCGGGGGCGCTCCCAGCGTATTAATGCTGTAACTCGTGGTGAACGAGGAACTGGTATCTGCCGGGCAGAACGGCAATCCGCCGTTGGAACCACGACCCATATACATTTGGATGGCGCTGGAGGCTGGAGTGCTGGTGGTGTCCGTATGATTGTCGAGACCCCAATTTTGTTTCGCGCCATCAATCTGGCGGAGGTTATAGATGCAAGCGTTTTGCTGCGAGTTTGTGCGGGCATGCACGAAGTTGGGAATCGCAATCGCGGCGAGCAGACCGATGATGGCCACTACGATCATGATTTCAATCAGCGTGAAGCCCATTTTTTTGGACTTATTTTTCATAACTGCTTGTACTTTCACTAGCGGCCTGAACACGACAATCGGCAGTTATTAGTATTATTATGATTACGAGCGATTGTTCAAAATTTGCCGAATGTCAACCGCGCCTGCATATAAGCATGCGAAATGCCGTCCGTACTTCTTCTGATGCCTACAATCTTGCTAACTGCAAATCTTTGGTTTCGCTATATTTTGCCGGTAAGCTGCCAAATGTGGCCGTCCCGTGTGTCTCGAAATCACCGGCGGTGTCTTCTTGTGAGACAGTTTTTGATTGACCGCCGTTGATACTTTTGTCCCATTACTTCGTCAGTTCTTGACCCGAATCGCTCCCTCGAACATCTTTGCATCACTATTATATATGCCGCTTGGCGAAAATATCCTGTCCACGCTCCGCCAAATTGTCGGACGCGAAAACGTCCTGACCGAACGCGAAGACCTCATTCCTTATTCCTTTGACGGGACCGCCGCGCTCCAGCAGATGCCCGGTTGCGTGGTGTTCGCTTTGTCCACGGCGCACGTCGTGGCGGTAGTGAAGCTCGCCAATGAAGCTAAGTTGTCCGTCGTCACCCGCGGATCAGGCACGGGCTTGAGCGGCGGGAGTTTGCCGAACCGCGATTGCATCGTCCTTTGTACCGTGCGCATGGATAAAATCCTCGAGCTTGATCGCGCGAATCTCACGTTGCTGACCGAGCCGGGTGTGACAACCTTGCGCATCGCCGATGCCGCGACAGACGCAAATTTATTTTACCCACCCGACCCGGGCTCGATGAAAATTTCCACCATCGGCGGGAACGTCGCGGAAAATTCCGGCGGTTTGCGCGGCTTGAAATATGGTGTGACGCGCAATTACGTCATGGGCATGGAAGTGGTTTTGCCGAACGGCGAAGTCATGTGGCTGGGAAATAAATGCGTGAAGGATGTGGCGGGTTATTCGCTCAAGGATTTGTTCATCGGCTCGGAAGGCACGCTCGGCGTGATCACAAAAGTTTTGTTGCGGCTCATTCCCAAACCGACGGCGAAGAAAACGATGGTCGCCACCTTCTCGCAAATGGATCACGCGGCCGAGGCTGTCTCTGCGATCATCGCGGCGCAGATCATTCCGTGCACGCTTGAATTTCTCGACCGCATGACGATTCATTGCGTCGAGGATTATGCGAAGATTGGCTTGCCGCTCGATTGCGAGGCATTACTGCTCATGGAAACCGACGGTCACCCGGCGGTCGTCGCCGATGAAGCCACGCGCATGGAAAAATGCTGCCGGGATTGCGGCTGTCTCGAAGTTCGCGTTGCCCAGGACGAAACCGAAGCCAACAAACTCGCCAGCGCGCGCCGTTCCGCTTTTTCCGCGCTCGCCCGCGTCGCGCCCACTACCATCCTCGAAGATGCCACCGTGCCCCGCAGTGAACTGGCGCGCATGATCCGTTTCGTCGCCGCCATCGCGAAAAAATACGACCTCAAGATCGGCACGTTCGGGCACATGGGCGACGGCAATTTGCACCCCACATTTTTAACCGACGAACGCAATCACGCCGAAATGCATCGCATCGAAGAAGCCTTCAAGGAAATTTTC
Coding sequences within it:
- a CDS encoding glycosyltransferase family 9 protein, translated to MTKLQAKILVIRGGAIGDFILTLPAMAALRQQFPHTELEVLGYPHIAQLALAGGLARRVQSIEARALAGFFARNGDLSQDLADYFSEFDLIISYLYDPDQIFKTNVRRCSQAQFITAPHRPDENVPVHATEVFLKPLEQLAIFQADATPRLEVEKAFETTAGSGRWLAVHPGSGSEKKNWPTAKWLELLRELIKTTTLHLLLVGGEAERGRLEELAAVLPPTRIKLMRNAPLSELAKWLAACVGFVGHDSGISHLAAAVRLPSLILWGDTVEEIWRPRAQEMTILRDSQGLEHLSVAVVMRNLEELLDRA
- a CDS encoding ABC transporter permease, whose translation is MSSRKKSFGVFQAELKESFFMAANSLAVHKLRSALTLLGVLVGVFSIIVVMTTMRAMQHFIETNLHQLGGETFVVQKWPGFTVKDSAKYRRRKDITLQQGRELQKRATLARYIGLEAGFEPDEITSVHGKAAPNFSMLGETPGSFATQNWTIDDGRILRDSDVDDARNVCVLGSKMAKDLFPFGSPVDEEIKIDSIKYRVVGMLEERGAMQGGNQDNFVIVPITTALNRYGSRWQSISILVQATDHSTFEDTQDQVRSALRTIRKVQPGDEDDFEINSPDSVMASINAFTFAVRMGVAAISSIALIAAGIGIMNIMLVSVTERTREIGIRRAIGAKKRNIMTQFILEAVVLCEVGGIIGVILGVAGGDIGAHLMHMPPVIPFDWVFLGLFICSLVGIIFGTYPAYKAANLDPIESLRYE
- a CDS encoding ABC transporter ATP-binding protein codes for the protein MSLIRLQNITRRYQMGAETIHALRDVSLEIQRGEYVAIMGPSGSGKSTLMNLLGCLDTPTSGLYELNGTNVSEMDENELAEIRNREIGFVFQTFNLLPRSNALRNVELPLIYSGMDSGERRQAALDCLASVGLADRVHHKPNEMSGGQRQRVAIARALVNNPSIILADEPTGNLDSKTGDEIMTLLQALSDKGNTIFVVTHEEDVARHARRIIRIRDGLIASDEPNR
- a CDS encoding prepilin-type N-terminal cleavage/methylation domain-containing protein, which produces MKNKSKKMGFTLIEIMIVVAIIGLLAAIAIPNFVHARTNSQQNACIYNLRQIDGAKQNWGLDNHTDTTSTPASSAIQMYMGRGSNGGLPFCPADTSSSFTTSYSINTLGAPPTCQVVPDLHVYN
- a CDS encoding type II toxin-antitoxin system RelE/ParE family toxin, giving the protein MEIQRRIENRIDEMGARLENFSHYRMTGSDRYRLRVGDYRVIYKFDTAKREIYLLALGHRREIYR
- the miaB gene encoding tRNA (N6-isopentenyl adenosine(37)-C2)-methylthiotransferase MiaB, which produces MPSVFIKTYGCQMNERDSEAVAAQLVAKGYTLAPSEARADVILLNTCSVRDAAEQKAIGKMQNLAADVRKNRPNVVLGFMGCMAQSRGQQLIDKLPDVDLVIGTQKFHRAADYIDDLLAGRRDKVVDVAEEAGSEAAIKEHILDGNTSAKSVTGFVSIMQGCNQYCTFCIVPYTRGEERSRSIEGIVAECRELVSRGVKEITLLGQIVTSYGKRDIPLKNGKSAFVQLLEAVHAIEGLERIRFTSPHPKGYGEDLVAAYGELPKLVESAHLPLQSGSDRLLKIMHRGYTSERFAGIIEKLRHVRPGMGITTDIIVGFPGETEEDFEATLSLARQIEFDNAFIFKYSPRKDTPAAEMDGQLPLEIKEERNARLLNLINEIGARHYDSYVGQQTEILVEGRSKKNPATMMGRTRCNKIVVFDGAERHRGQLMDVKINRTGSFTLYGDPAILNL
- a CDS encoding FAD-linked oxidase C-terminal domain-containing protein encodes the protein MPLGENILSTLRQIVGRENVLTEREDLIPYSFDGTAALQQMPGCVVFALSTAHVVAVVKLANEAKLSVVTRGSGTGLSGGSLPNRDCIVLCTVRMDKILELDRANLTLLTEPGVTTLRIADAATDANLFYPPDPGSMKISTIGGNVAENSGGLRGLKYGVTRNYVMGMEVVLPNGEVMWLGNKCVKDVAGYSLKDLFIGSEGTLGVITKVLLRLIPKPTAKKTMVATFSQMDHAAEAVSAIIAAQIIPCTLEFLDRMTIHCVEDYAKIGLPLDCEALLLMETDGHPAVVADEATRMEKCCRDCGCLEVRVAQDETEANKLASARRSAFSALARVAPTTILEDATVPRSELARMIRFVAAIAKKYDLKIGTFGHMGDGNLHPTFLTDERNHAEMHRIEEAFKEIFAEAIRLGGTITGEHGIGLAKKSFLPGFLGDAQMRVLRELRRALDPNGILNPGKMFD
- a CDS encoding ABC transporter permease, with amino-acid sequence MNFFTELKEGLAIAWDAIRANKMRSLLTTLGIIIGIVTVTLMGTAIDSMNKAFHKNIAVIGVDTLFVNRIGWIMNSEVDWQKMLRRPSITREQARAVETQMTGVRGVAPRVDITQTVRYKDKTASGVHVIGTTDQFLAISSFSIGEGRFISPAEAQGGRPVCIIGLDVATNFFATESPLGKTLRIGARKLEVIGVLEKQGTFLGLESLDNEVIIPVQQLMIGYWRDPDFSIQAKVNNVAEMDNEEEELRGIMRKVRHIAPGEPDDFTINRQEQFVSLFNSVAGTIAAVGLVITGLSLFVGGIGIMNIMFVSVAERTREIGVRKAIGAKRRTILLQFLIEAATICLLGGLVGLVLTYGATLAISQLLIEMNMSLPIMGLAILVSLLTGVVSGFLPAWRAARMDPVEALRNE
- a CDS encoding YIP1 family protein, coding for MTTPEELSESPELNDAPPMSLAARLANIFVAPGEVFDSVKVSPPAMANWIVPLSLSIVVAFIYTMVVFSQPTILQAMRMPVEKKFQQMVDSGKLTRQQADQQLEMVEKFMSEQVLKIFGILGSAIMLPIVLFVMALVVWLVGKYALGGNFPYMKAVEAVGLASTVTIPCGLLAMLLAVIYGNIGMTASPILLVGHFDSASRLDRVLSTLDIGSIWSLTVLSIALSRFTGRSFVVSAIWGFGIWAVIRVGPAVIFGGGQ
- a CDS encoding efflux RND transporter periplasmic adaptor subunit translates to MAKVKSRKGRKIIVFSVIVLVLAAVTAVAIVKKKEVVIGIQKEKVTRRNITELVVANGKIQPVTQVKISPEVSGEILELPYKEGEDVKKGDLLVSIRPDNYVATRNSSLANYKYSLANSNNAAASLEKALLEYQRNQELYKTKLISDSDYLTAKTAYDVAKATLDGAVEQVGMAAASLQSAESDLSKTKIFSPLAGRVTKLGSQVGERVVGTAMMAGTEIMTVSDLSEIEARVDIGEDDVVLIAVGQKARLEVDAFKDRKFEGIVTDIANSAKNNDTSTTAASSTSSQEATKFQVKIRVKAKELFLPGMSVTAEIETRSRTNVLTIPIQCVTTRVPKAGDTNLVSLASTNEVKKKFDEPAKAVEVVFVVNGDRVKATPVKRGISDENYVEITQGLTEGQEVVTGSYRAINRDLEDGKKVIVAPKTETAKTGGS